From a single Candidatus Thorarchaeota archaeon genomic region:
- the cmr4 gene encoding type III-B CRISPR module RAMP protein Cmr4, whose product MSRTNGILGLYTETSLHPGTGQNVGSIDLPVRREKHTRFPFIPSSSLKGAFRNVEYSEDYKEILFGAELGSAKHFAGALSVSDARLLLFPVRSIRYGFVWVTTPFVLHRLSRDLRLLGLDAPEFFTSEVVNGTAIVGEKLASKDSIILEDMMLTTKTDDHLSDIAKKVGSLCLKGEANKPMLDLLLEKLVIVSMNDFVHLVQYGTEVVARNQLNESKISKNLWYVELIPRDSVFYVVVSAEDSMHAENHSSADLFSTFKAAFDSKYVQIGGHETLGQGWCLSTVNSEDDLITFLGESSREE is encoded by the coding sequence ATGAGTAGAACAAACGGAATTCTTGGGTTGTATACGGAAACATCACTGCATCCCGGAACTGGACAAAATGTTGGATCAATCGATCTACCTGTTCGCCGGGAAAAACATACGAGGTTCCCGTTCATACCAAGCTCGAGTCTGAAGGGCGCATTTAGGAATGTTGAATATTCGGAGGATTACAAAGAGATTCTCTTTGGTGCTGAACTTGGCAGCGCTAAGCACTTTGCTGGAGCATTGTCCGTGAGTGACGCCAGGCTGTTACTGTTTCCAGTTAGATCAATTCGGTATGGTTTCGTCTGGGTCACAACACCTTTTGTCTTGCATCGGCTGAGTCGTGATCTTCGGCTACTTGGTTTGGATGCACCTGAGTTCTTTACGAGCGAGGTTGTAAATGGAACCGCAATTGTCGGCGAGAAATTGGCCTCGAAAGACTCCATAATTCTTGAGGATATGATGTTGACAACAAAAACTGATGATCATCTGTCTGATATTGCAAAGAAGGTTGGCTCGCTTTGTTTGAAAGGGGAGGCCAACAAACCAATGCTGGACCTGCTCTTGGAAAAACTGGTCATTGTGTCGATGAATGACTTTGTTCATCTTGTACAATATGGGACAGAGGTAGTCGCCCGCAATCAGCTGAATGAGAGTAAAATCAGTAAGAATCTGTGGTACGTAGAGCTAATTCCGCGTGACAGTGTGTTCTATGTTGTTGTGAGTGCTGAAGATAGTATGCATGCTGAAAATCACAGTTCAGCGGACCTCTTTTCCACCTTTAAGGCAGCGTTTGATAGTAAATATGTCCAGATCGGTGGTCATGAAACATTAGGTCAGGGATGGTGCCTATCTACTGTAAACAGTGAAGACGATTTGATCACGTTTCTTGGGGAATCTTCTAGGGAGGAATAG
- the cmr5 gene encoding type III-B CRISPR module-associated protein Cmr5 — MSNGVRLTLEQEEAKFALECIEKVKDNILEITSSERVQIKSYPSDYHRFAKRLPAMILNNGLGPTLAFIKASSEKENDSSKAAAAIYSHFTHWLCKSRQVYPEDKDLLKSIVSTEMYTYFEAQDLALRLATWLSRLADAYLPKE, encoded by the coding sequence TTGTCGAACGGAGTCCGGTTAACTCTTGAGCAAGAAGAAGCAAAATTTGCGTTAGAATGTATCGAGAAAGTAAAAGACAATATATTGGAGATTACAAGTAGTGAAAGAGTACAAATAAAATCATACCCCAGTGATTATCATCGATTTGCCAAGCGTCTTCCAGCTATGATTCTCAATAATGGACTAGGACCTACATTAGCGTTCATTAAAGCATCATCAGAAAAAGAGAATGACTCTAGCAAGGCAGCAGCTGCGATTTATTCCCATTTTACCCATTGGCTATGTAAATCAAGGCAGGTCTATCCCGAGGATAAAGATCTTCTCAAGAGCATTGTAAGCACCGAGATGTATACCTATTTTGAAGCACAAGATCTTGCACTTAGATTGGCAACATGGTTGTCTCGACTTGCTGATGCGTATCTTCCTAAGGAGTGA
- the cmr6 gene encoding type III-B CRISPR module RAMP protein Cmr6 has translation MKHFAIYESKKVSELIESPGGKIINNAGLFFERYPLLWTYNDSISDSDKPEKTHDSLSNKFFKQVMWALRHAEIHDQLRIYHNRISTMVHTIGGHSFELTTRSRFVTGLGATHPSETGFRWDHNLGIPVIPSSSIKGVLRTWYRDYSHDSDILEWLGPEHSPGNDSSSAGSLIIFDAIPRIEKKRSILNLDIMNPHYSKYYSNPEKNPPADYYSPVPIFFLTVAPNTRFSFHIAPRPNCAVDLGKVESTIHEALETIGIGAKTSVGYGQFISR, from the coding sequence ATGAAACATTTCGCAATTTACGAGTCAAAAAAAGTTTCAGAATTAATAGAATCCCCCGGAGGAAAAATAATAAATAATGCGGGTCTTTTCTTTGAAAGATATCCCTTGCTCTGGACATATAACGATTCTATTAGTGATTCTGATAAACCAGAAAAGACACATGATTCACTATCTAATAAATTCTTTAAACAGGTTATGTGGGCATTACGACATGCTGAGATTCATGACCAGTTGCGTATTTACCATAACCGGATTTCGACCATGGTACATACAATAGGTGGTCACTCGTTTGAACTGACGACAAGAAGCCGATTTGTTACAGGTCTGGGTGCAACACATCCTTCAGAAACAGGTTTTAGGTGGGATCATAATCTTGGAATCCCTGTTATCCCTTCATCATCGATTAAGGGAGTGTTACGGACTTGGTACAGGGACTATTCTCACGATTCAGATATTCTCGAGTGGCTTGGACCTGAACATAGTCCTGGAAACGATTCATCATCTGCGGGAAGTCTCATAATATTTGATGCAATTCCTCGAATCGAAAAGAAACGGTCAATCTTGAATTTGGATATTATGAATCCACATTATAGTAAGTATTACTCAAATCCTGAGAAGAATCCACCTGCTGACTATTATTCACCAGTACCCATTTTCTTCTTGACTGTTGCTCCTAATACAAGGTTTTCGTTTCATATAGCGCCTCGTCCGAATTGCGCTGTCGATTTAGGCAAGGTCGAGTCTACAATTCACGAAGCATTAGAGACAATCGGTATTGGTGCAAAGACATCTGTTGGATATGGTCAGTTTATATCCCGGTAA
- a CDS encoding AAA domain-containing protein, translating to MVGVKRIRRRDSDSAKPERNHSYEIDPSQLEASILAYRNLPEVDSDQACYHLMKRVSVGLADISRYLEHSIKSYEYSSLFILVQQLNTRVGDHILKNYPNARWCKIIKTVPKGKKKAQSVLRRGKTLLSPTEVPDVEPYMEKLPSSAPDEVINIVRNQGNDENGFLGYPVEVLDLRFNALLLSSAPNTRRRNEKFWVCYIPSAYSLRRYRDAVNNLIHSPTNNLRPLLNLFERRAYAQWPDFKLVRINDWLFLTDPDIGSENPFEDYEDDWDYLDDGYHDERSSTSEARNPSTSDQRRFVRLALSTPDFGLLWGPPGSGKTYTIMELIFQAVKRGWRVLFCASTHVAIDQALERLLANKDAMKYIVPLRIGDSEKISDSIREYKLARISSKYRQEIMDDLRKQPSLTVSQERWLSALGSKDGNYWMERTLLDSANLICGTTVGILQHPEIRRGDWFAHKPMFDLLIIDEASKTTFHEFLIPAHFAKRWILCGDPRQLSPFVDDNSIQMSIKSLIRDDWKRECCYDVFKAITYEKTQIVVISDDEEVKAGYLTQVEAKNDSAENQIISIINITEEPKNNDEWLKILGSQIIICSIDLAPILGRYLPGSVDIIRGNPKLLGSKFMARYEYMQQSGMSREIDDTWDTLLSRYMGFEFYTRNTKDGSFENYRAKKELLLPEFDGNSDEDLDDDDISKKTRQQFERKLDRIRICAYPSVLELLIEGFRPESEYDSTLNKGFPNDVKKRRLIKLKYQFRMHPEISAFPRKQIYDSSQLRDSPDISQRRKWSYPGYSSRAQWVEVNGIWSDDVNNEEISQLLSELSKFVRWTSDNPRDDGRKWEVAILSFYSNQVHAILERIINDSKLNQEGATAFSTKNVHVLVGTVDSIQGREADIVFISFVRNGTRGVGFIENPNRLNVALTRARYQLVLIGNRTYFSKQKRSALLRELSKLESDLTYGAD from the coding sequence ATGGTAGGAGTAAAACGTATACGTCGTCGTGATTCGGATTCAGCAAAGCCCGAAAGGAATCACAGTTATGAAATAGACCCTTCCCAACTTGAAGCCTCTATTTTGGCCTATAGAAACCTACCAGAAGTCGATAGTGATCAAGCCTGTTACCACTTGATGAAACGAGTATCAGTAGGTCTCGCGGATATCTCCCGATACCTTGAACACTCGATTAAAAGTTATGAGTATTCAAGCCTATTCATTCTTGTTCAACAATTGAATACTAGAGTTGGAGATCATATTCTAAAGAACTATCCCAATGCCCGCTGGTGTAAAATTATCAAAACCGTTCCAAAAGGAAAAAAGAAGGCTCAATCTGTTCTACGTAGAGGTAAAACTTTACTCAGTCCTACTGAAGTGCCTGACGTTGAACCGTATATGGAAAAATTACCTTCGTCTGCACCTGATGAAGTAATTAATATTGTCCGAAATCAGGGCAATGATGAAAATGGATTTTTGGGATACCCTGTTGAAGTTTTAGATCTCCGATTCAATGCCCTTCTTTTATCTTCTGCACCTAATACTCGAAGACGTAATGAAAAATTCTGGGTCTGCTATATTCCTTCAGCATATTCATTGCGTAGATATCGTGATGCGGTCAATAATTTAATACACTCGCCAACAAACAATTTACGTCCACTTCTTAACTTATTTGAACGACGTGCATATGCTCAGTGGCCAGACTTCAAGCTAGTCAGAATCAACGATTGGCTATTTCTCACAGATCCAGATATTGGATCTGAAAATCCTTTTGAAGACTACGAAGACGATTGGGATTATCTGGACGATGGCTATCATGATGAACGGAGTTCTACGAGTGAGGCTCGAAATCCGTCAACATCTGATCAACGGAGATTTGTTCGGCTTGCACTGAGTACGCCAGATTTTGGATTGCTATGGGGTCCACCAGGTTCAGGTAAGACCTACACCATCATGGAGCTAATTTTTCAGGCTGTAAAACGTGGTTGGCGTGTTTTGTTCTGCGCCTCTACTCATGTTGCTATTGATCAAGCGCTTGAACGCTTACTTGCTAACAAAGATGCAATGAAATATATTGTACCTCTACGGATTGGAGATTCTGAAAAAATCAGTGATTCCATTAGAGAATATAAACTTGCACGAATTAGTTCCAAGTATCGCCAAGAAATAATGGATGATCTCCGCAAACAGCCCTCATTAACAGTTTCTCAGGAGAGATGGTTAAGTGCTCTCGGTTCCAAAGATGGAAATTATTGGATGGAACGTACTCTACTAGATTCTGCTAATCTCATTTGTGGGACAACCGTTGGGATTCTTCAGCATCCCGAAATTCGTAGAGGCGATTGGTTTGCACACAAACCAATGTTTGATTTACTGATAATTGATGAAGCTAGCAAGACCACATTTCATGAATTCCTCATTCCTGCTCACTTTGCTAAACGTTGGATTCTTTGTGGGGATCCTCGTCAGCTTTCTCCGTTTGTAGACGATAATAGCATCCAAATGTCAATTAAATCTCTGATTAGAGACGATTGGAAGCGTGAATGCTGTTATGACGTTTTCAAGGCGATCACTTATGAGAAAACGCAAATAGTTGTAATTAGTGATGATGAAGAGGTAAAGGCGGGGTATCTGACTCAGGTCGAGGCAAAAAATGATTCAGCCGAAAACCAAATAATATCTATTATTAACATTACTGAGGAACCAAAAAATAATGATGAATGGTTAAAGATTCTTGGTTCTCAGATTATTATTTGCAGCATAGATTTAGCACCAATTCTTGGTCGATATCTTCCAGGATCTGTAGATATCATTCGTGGAAACCCCAAACTTTTGGGATCGAAATTCATGGCTAGATATGAATACATGCAGCAAAGCGGAATGTCAAGGGAAATTGATGATACGTGGGACACTCTATTATCACGATATATGGGTTTTGAATTCTACACAAGAAACACTAAGGACGGATCTTTTGAGAACTATAGAGCAAAGAAAGAATTGCTATTGCCCGAATTTGATGGCAATTCGGATGAAGATTTAGATGATGACGACATCAGTAAAAAAACACGTCAACAGTTTGAGCGCAAGTTGGATCGAATTAGAATATGTGCGTATCCTAGTGTATTGGAACTACTGATTGAAGGATTTCGTCCTGAAAGTGAGTATGATAGCACATTGAATAAGGGATTTCCTAACGATGTTAAAAAAAGGAGATTAATAAAATTAAAGTACCAGTTTCGTATGCATCCTGAAATATCAGCATTTCCCCGTAAACAAATATATGATTCGAGTCAACTTCGTGATTCACCGGATATTTCTCAGAGGCGAAAGTGGAGCTATCCCGGCTACAGTTCAAGGGCACAATGGGTTGAAGTCAATGGGATTTGGAGTGACGACGTTAACAATGAAGAGATCTCGCAATTATTATCTGAACTTTCCAAGTTTGTAAGATGGACCTCAGACAATCCGCGTGATGATGGGCGAAAGTGGGAGGTGGCGATTCTATCATTTTATTCTAATCAGGTACATGCAATACTCGAGCGTATTATTAATGATTCAAAACTGAATCAAGAGGGTGCCACTGCTTTTTCAACAAAAAATGTTCATGTATTAGTGGGGACTGTGGATAGCATTCAAGGTAGAGAGGCAGATATTGTGTTCATTAGTTTTGTGCGTAACGGAACACGTGGTGTTGGATTTATTGAGAATCCCAACAGATTGAATGTTGCATTGACGAGAGCGAGATATCAACTCGTACTGATTGGGAATCGGACTTACTTTTCGAAACAAAAGCGATC